Part of the Halopseudomonas maritima genome, GGTGGTCTCGGTGGGCACGTTGCTGGCTGGGGTGGCGCTGGGTACCGAGCAAGCCCTGAGCGCCAGTCTGTTCTATCTGATGCATTCAACCTGGATCAGTGGCGCGCTGTTTTTGCTTACCGGGATAATTCAGCGCGTGCGCGGACCGCGCTTTGCGGCGCGACTGGTGGCCGGCCCGGCGCTGCCGCACCCGATGCTGCTGGGCGGGCTGTTTTTCCTGGCGGCGATGTCGATTGCAGGCATGCCACCGCTGTCGGGCTTTATTGGCAAGCTGACGCTGCTCAGAGCCGCCGGTAGCGGCATGAATGCCGCCTGGCTGTATCCAGTGGTGCTCGGCGGTGGTCTGCTGACGTTGATCGCGCTTAGCCGCGCTGGCAGCACCTTGTTTTGGCGGCGCGCCGATGTTGCGCTCACCGGCGAGCCGCTGGATGGCATGCGCTTGACCGCCGCCTTGCTGCTGTTGCTGTGCAGCCCGGCGCTGGTGGTCTTTGCGGCGCCCACCCTGGCGTATCTGAGCCTCACGGCCGCCCAGCTGTTGCAGCCGCAAGACTACATTGATGCTGTGATGTCTGTGGTACCGGTCACGGGAGAGGCGCCATGAAACGACCTGATCGCTGGTTTCCTCACCCCTGGTTGAGCTTGTCGCTGCTGATCGGCTGGTTGTTGCTGATGAACTCGGTATCGTTCGGCAATGTGTTGATGGGGGCGGTGCTGGGCTGTCTGATTCCCTGGTTGACCCACGTGTTCTGGCCAGCTTCGCCTTACCGGCTACGCGTGCTGCCGCTGCTGCTGTTTGTGGCGCGAGTGGTTACCGACATCGTGCTGGCTAATCTGCAAGTAGCGCGGTTAATCCTGGGGTCGCGCCGCGCTTTGCGTCCGGCCTTCGTCAATTACCCGCTGTCGCTGGAGCGTGATTTCTCCATCAGTGTGCTGGCTAGCACCATCTCCCTGACGCCCGGCACTGTGTCTGCCGATATCAGTGCAGACCGCAAGTGGCTGCTGATTCACGGCCTGGATGTGGGCGATGAAGCCGCGCTGATCGAGCAAATCCGCCGACGCTACGAAGAACCGATTCGGGAGATATTCGAATGCTCGACACCGTAGTGCTGATCTGTCTGGGCATCATCAGTCTGGCGATGCTGCTGACCTTTGTGCGGCTGGTGCGCGGACCGGATCTGCCGGACCGTATCCTTGCGCTGGATACGCTCTATATCAATGCCATCGCGCT contains:
- a CDS encoding Na+/H+ antiporter subunit E; this encodes MKRPDRWFPHPWLSLSLLIGWLLLMNSVSFGNVLMGAVLGCLIPWLTHVFWPASPYRLRVLPLLLFVARVVTDIVLANLQVARLILGSRRALRPAFVNYPLSLERDFSISVLASTISLTPGTVSADISADRKWLLIHGLDVGDEAALIEQIRRRYEEPIREIFECSTP
- a CDS encoding K+/H+ antiporter subunit F, with translation MLDTVVLICLGIISLAMLLTFVRLVRGPDLPDRILALDTLYINAIALIMLLGLYLDSNLFFEAALLIAVMGFVSTVAIAKHLLRGNIIE